CCACTGCTTGTCGATGACGACGTTGCGGCCGCGCGGGCCGAGCGTCACCTTGACGGTGTCCGCGAGGGCGTCGACGCCGCGCTCGAGCGCGCGCCGGGCCTCGTCGTCGAACTTGAGGGTCTTGGCCATGGGTGTCCGTCCTCGTGCTCGGGTGCTGCGGGGTGCTGCGGGTGCGGGCGGCAGGGCGCCGGACGCACGCCGCCCCGGGGACCGGCGGACCGGTCCGCCGGGGCGGTCGTGCCGGCGCGGCGAGCGCGCCCGGCGGCGGCGGCGCGGTGGCCGCCGTCCGTCAGTGCTGCGGGGGTGTCGTCAGGAGACGACGGCGAGCACGTCGCGCGCCGAGAGGATGAGCAGCTCCTCGCCGCCGTACTTCACCTCGGTGCCGCCGTACTTCGAGTAGATGACCTTGTCGCCGACGGCGACGTCGACCGGCACGCGCTGGCCGTTGTCGTCGACGCGGCCCGGGCCCACCGCGAGGACCTCGCCCTCCTGGGGCTTCTCCTTCGCGGTGTCCGGGATGACCAGACCCGACGCGGTCGTCTGCTCGGCCTCGACGGCCTTGACGACGATGCGGTCCTCGAGCGGCTTGATGGAGACCGACACTGTGCGGACCTCTCCTTCGTGGGGACCCCTGCGCGGGGTACCGGGGACGTGGGCAGGCGCCCGTCCTCGCCGTCCGCCGTCGCGGGGGTCGGCCGGCCAGGCTCGTGCGCCGGGCGCGAGACTATGACGGCGTTAGCACTCGGTCAATCCGAGTGCCAGCCGCGCCGGGCGCCCGGGCAGCACCTCCCGCGCGAGGGGCGCCCGGTGGGCGCGTGGCAGCATCCGCGCCGTGGAGGACCCCGCCGCCGCCGGCCTCGCGGCCGTGCTGACGCCCGCCGGCCGCGCCCTGCTCGACGGCCTCCCGCCCTACGACGAGGCGGGCGCCATGGCCCTCGGCGAGCGGCTGCGCGCGCAGGGGCACGACCCGGCGCTCGTGGCCGCCGCCCTCACCCAGAGCCGGCTGCGCGCCCGCGCCGTCGCCAAGCTGGGCGGACGCGCGCGGACGATGCTGCTGACCGCCACGGGCCTCGAGCAGGCGACGCGGCGCGAGGTCGCCGAGCGCCACGCCGACCGGTTCGTCGCCACCGGCGCGGGCCGCGTCGCCGACCTCGGCTGCGGGGTGGGGGGCGACGCCGTCGTCGTCGCCGACCGCGGCCCCGGCGTCCTCGCCGTGGACCGGGACCCGGCCACGGCCGCCGTCGCCGCGGCCAACCTCGCCCCGTACCCCGCTGCCGAGGTCCGGTGCGAGGACGTCGCCGCGACGGACCTCGCGGGCGTGGACGCGGTGTGGCTCGACCCCGCCCGGCGGGACGCCGCGGGGCGGCGCGTGCTCGACCCCCGCCGCGCCAGCCCGCCGCTGTCCTTCGCCGAGGCCCTGGCGGCGGAGCGGCCGGTGGGGGTCAAGACCGCGCCGGGCATCGACCACGACGTCGTGCCCGCGGGGTGGGAGTGCCAGTGGACGTCGGTCGGCGGCGACGTCGTCGAGGCGGCGCTGTGGTCGGGCGCCCTCGCGCGCCCCGGGGTGCGGCGCAGCGCCGTCGTCCTGCCCGCCACGGGCGGGGCGGGCGTGGTGGTCGACGACGCCGACGACCCCTTCGCCGACGGGGGGCCTCCCGTGGGGCCGGTGGGCACCCACCTCTACGAGCCCGACGGGGCGGTGGTCCGCGCGGGCCTCGTCGGCGCCGTCGTCGCGGCGACGGGCGGGCGGCTCGTCGACCCGACCATCGCCTACGTCACCGCCGACGCGGCGCTCGACCTGCCCACGGCGGCGGGCTACGTCGTCGACGAGGTGATGCCCTTCTCGCTCAAGGGGCTGCGGCAGCGGCTGCGCGAGCGCGGGGTCGGGCGCCTCGTCGTCAAGAAGCGGGGCACGGCGGTCGAGCCGGAGGAGCTGCGGCGGCGGCTGCGGCTCGAGGGCCCGCACGAGGCCGTCGTCGTCCTCACCCGCGTCGCCGGCCGGCAGAGCGCGCTCGTGTGCCGGGCGCTCAGGAGCCCCTGACCCGGCGTCGTCAGGCGCCGACGAGCACCCGCCCGACCGGCAGCGACGGGTCGCCGCCGAGCGTGCGCGGCGACGGCGGCAGGCCGGCGGCGACGACGTGCGCGCCGAGCGCGGCGACCATCGCCCCGTTGTCGGTCGACAGCCGCGGCCGCGGCACGCGCAGGGCGATGCCCGCCTCCGCGCAGCGCTCGGCGAGCAGCTCGCGCAGCCGGCCGTTGGCCGACACCCCGCCGCCGAGCAGCAGGTGCTCGAGGCCGTGCGTGCGGCAGGCGTCGACGGCCTTGCGGGTGAGGACGTCGCAGACGGCCTCCTGGAACGAGGCGGCGACGTCGGCGACCGGGACGGGCCGCCCCTGCGCCTCGCACGCCCGGACCCAGCGGGCCACCGCGGTCTTGAGGCCCGAGAAGGAGAAGTCGAAGCGGTGCCGCTCGAGGTCGCGCGCCGCGGTCAGCCCGCGGGGGAAGGCGATGGCCGTCGGGTCGCCCTCGAGCGCGGCCGCGCCGATGGCCGGGCCGCCCGGGTAGGGCAGGCCGAGCAGGCGCGCGGTCTTGTCGAAGGCCTCCCCCGCGGCGTCGTCGACCGTCTCGCCGAGCAGGCGCACGTCGGAGGCGACGTCGACGACGTGGAGCAGCGAGGTGTGCCCGCCCGAGACGAGCAGCGCGCCGCACGGCGTCGGCAGCGGGCCGCCGTCGAGCGCGCAGACGGCGACGTGCGCGTCGAGGTGGTTGACGCCGTAGAGCGGCACGTCGAGCGCCCACGCGAGCGCCTTGGCGGCGCCGACGCCGACGAGCAGCGCCCCGGCGAGGCCGGGCCCGGCCGTCACGGCCACGGCGTCGACGTCCGCGAGCGTCACGCCCGCCTCGTCGCACGCCCGCCGGAGCGTGGGGACCATCGCCTCGAGGTGGGCGCGGCTCGCGATCTCGGGCACGACGCCGCCGAAGCGGGCGTGCTCGTCGACGCTGCTGGCGACGACGTCGGCCAGCAGCGTCGTCCCCCGGACGAGGCCGACCCCGGTCTCGTCGCAGGAGGTCTCGATCCCGAGGACGAGCGGCGCCGACGCGTCGGGCCCGACGAGGGGGGCGGGCGCCGACGTCACAGCGCGTCCCGGAGCCGCCCGCCGCGGCGGCGGGCCCGGCGCACGCGGCTGCGGACGAAGAGGGCCAGCAGCACGACGACGGCCGCGACGAAGACGTAGTCGACGTAGCCGGCGTACTGCTCGACCCGCTCGAACTCGCCGCCCACGACGTAGCCGCCGCCGACGAGGAAGCTGTTCCACAGGCCGGAGCCCGCGGCCGTCAGCAGGCTGAAGCGGACGAGGCCCATGCGGGTGGCCCCGGCCGGCACCGAGATGAGGCTGCGGACGCCCGGGACGAGCCGGCCGAAGAAGACCGACGCGCTGCCGTGGCGGTGGAACCACTGCGACGCGTGCTCGACCTCCTCGCGGTCGACGAGCGGGATGGCGGAGACCCAGCGGACCGCCCGCTCCTCGCCGAAGGCGTGGCCGACCCAGTAGAAGAACCAGCCGCCGACGAGGGAGCCGAGCGTCGCGGCGACGACGGCCAGGACGAGGTTCATGCCGCCCTGGGCGGCGATGAAGCCGGCCAGCGGCAGGACGACCTCGCTGGGGATCGGCGGGACGATCGTCTCGAGGACGGTGGCGACGAAGACGCCGACCTCGCCGATGCTCGCGATGAAGCGCGCCAGGGCGCCCGAGACGCCCGTGAGGCCGCCGACGGCCTCGTCGACCGACACCGACGCCTGGGCACCGGTGACGAGCAGGGACAGCGGGGTCATGGCGTGGGGGCTCCGTCGGGGTCGTCGGTCGTGGCGGTGGTGCCGGTGGTGCCGGTGGTGCGGGGGCGCCCGGTCGTGCCGGGGCCTCCGGGGCCGTCGGCGGGCGGGGGGCCGCCCGGTGGCCGGCGGCGCAGGACGAGCGCGTCCGAGCCGGGACCGTAGTAGTCGCGCCTGCGCGCCACCTGCACGAAGCCGTGCCGGTGGTAGAGCCGCAGCGCCGGGGCGTTGCCCGCCTCGACCTCGAGGAGCAGCGCTCCCGCGCCGAGGGCGGTCGCGTGGTCCTCGCAGGCCGTCAGCAGGGCGTCGCCGAGGCCGCGGCCGCGGGCGGCCGGCGCGGTCGCGACCGTCTGCACGTCGGCGTCGCCGCCCGCGGCGGCCGCGCCGGCGTACCCGAGGAGGCCGCCCTCGTCGTCGCGGGCCACCCAGTACGCACGGCCGGGCGCGGCGAGCTCGGACCAGAAGGTCTCGGCGCTCCACGCCGTGGGGCCGAAGAGCTCCGCCTCGAGGGCGGCGACGTCGGCGACGTCCCACCAGCGCATCGGCCGCAGGGCCGGCAGCGCCCCGGCGGGCGGGCGGACGGGGGCCGTCGTCACCGGACGGGCGCGGGCGCGCCGCGGTCGGCGGTGGCCACGGCGTCGGGGCGCCGCAGGTACAGCGGCTCCACGGGGACGAGGGCGAGGGCGCCGCGGCCGGCGAGCGCGTCGGCGGCCACGAGGCCGACCGCGGCCGCGGCCGGGTCGCGCAGGTCGTCGCGGACGGCGCCGTCGGTCGTCGCCGCCGGCAGGGCGGCCAGGTGGTCGGGGTAGAGGACGGCACCGCGGCCCACCCAGCGGCCGGCGGCACCGGCGACGTCCGCGGCGGCCCCGACGTCGGGACCGCCGGTGCGCCGCAGCTCGTCCGCCGTCGCGTAGGTGGCCCAGTAGACCTCGCGCCGCCGGGCGTCCGTCGCCACCCCGAGGACGTCCGGCAGGCCGTCGCCGAGGGCGTCCGCCGTCGCGCGCGCCACCGCGTCGAGGCTGCAGACGCCGTGGACGGGGACGTCGAGCGCGGCGCCGAGCGTCAGCGCGGCGGCCATGCCGACCCGCAGCCCCGTGTACGGGCCCGGGCCGACCCCGACGACGACGGCGGTGACGTCACGGCGCCCGGCGCCGGCCTCGGCCAGCACGTCCTCGACCATCGGCTGGAGCACCTCGGCGTGCCGACGGGGGTCCTGGGCGGCCCGGGCCGCGAGCACGCGGCCGCCGTCGGCGCCCGTGGCGAGGAGCGCGGCGCTCGCCACGGCGGAGGTGTCGAGGGCCAGCAGCACGGTCCCAGGGTAGGTGCGGCCGGGCGGGGGGGGTCCCCCGCCCGGCCGCGGTCGCCTCAGTCGCCGACCGCCGCGGAGGCGTCGTCGGCGCCGGCGACGGGCAGCCACACCCGCATCGTCGCGGGACCCCGCTCGCCCCAGCCCTCGTACGGGCGGAGGACGACGTCGACCGGCTCGCCGAGCGGCGCGGCCTCGGTCCCCGCCCCGGGGTAGGGCCAGGCGCCCGCCGCACCGGGGTCGCCCCCGGCGGCGTCGCCGTCCTCGTCGTCGGGCAGGAGCCGCCCGCGGACGACGACGAGGCCGTCCTCCACCCGCGGGGCCGCGGAGGGGTCGAGGCGGAAGCGGTCCACGTGCGCGCCGCCCGGCAGGTCGACCGACTCGAGGCAGAGGACCTCGCTGCCGCGCTCGACGGCGACGGCGCCGCGGACGGCGTCGACGCGCGGGTCGGCGCGCACGAGCCGGGGCGCCGTCGGCAGGCGCAGCACCACCTCGTCGCCGGCGCGGAAGGCGCGGCGGACGACCGCCGTCCCGGGGTCGACGGGGCGGCCGCCGGCCGGGCCGTCCGGCTCCTCGAGCACCGCCCCGGCGGCCCAGCCGGGGACGCGGACGGACAGCGACCACGCCCGCGGGGCGTCGGCCAGCACGCGGACGCGGACGACGCCGTCGACGCCGTCGACCTCCTCGACGTCGACGTCGACGTCGACGGGCGTGCCGTCCGGCAGCGCCGCCCGCACCTCCGCGCCGAGGTGGAGGTGCAGCTGCAGCCCGTCGTCGTCCGTCGTCGCCACGTAGCCGCCGAGGCTCGCCACGGTGCGCGCGACGTTGGTGGGGCAGCAGGAGACGCCGAACCACGGCGCCCGCAGCGAGGACGCCGCACGCCCGACGGCCACGTCCTCCGGGGGCACCGAGCCGGGCTCCCGCTGGTGCAGCGTGTTGGTGTAGAAGAACCGCCGCCCGTCGTGCGACGGCGACGCGGCCACGACGTTGTCGAGCGTGCGCTCGACGAGGTCGGCGTAGCGGGCGGCGCCCGCGCCGCCGCCGGCCAGCAGCAGCCGCCACGCGAGCATGACGGACCCGATGCCCGCGCACGTCTCGGCGTAGGCGCGGTCCGGCGGGAGCACGAAGTCCTCGCCGAAGGCCTCGTCCTGGTGCCGCGCGCCCATGCCGCCCGTGACGTACGTGCGCCGGGCCACGGTGCGCGCCCACTGCCGCCGCACCGCGTCGAGCAGCCCGTCGTCGCCCGTCTCCACGGCGACGTCGACCGTGCCCGCGGCGAGGTAGGTGGCGCGCACCGCGTGGCCCCGCAGGACCGGGGCCTCGCGCACGGGCACGTCGTCCTGGAAGTAGGAGCGGCCGTACTCGACGTCGGCGAGGACGTGGTGGCCGCGGCGCTCGACGAACAGGCGCGCCTGCTCGAGGTAGCGCCGCTCCCCCGTGACGCGGGAGAGCTCGACGAGCGCAGGCTCCACCTCCGCGTGCCCGCACACCGACTCCACGCCGCCCGGCCCGAAGACGTCGCACAGGTGGTCGGCCGCCCGCACCGCCACGCGGACGAGGTCGTCGTCGGTGCCCACGGTCCGGGCCCGGGCGACGGCCGCCTGGACGAGGTGGCCCAGGCAGTACAGCTCGTGGCCCCACTCCAGCGCGCTCCACCGCGGCGCCTGCCCGGGGCGGCCGAACATCGTGCCGAGGTACCCGTCCGGCTCCTGCGCCGCCGCGACGCGCGCGGTGATGGCGCGCACCCGCGCGTCGGCCCACGCGTCGCCCGTGCGCCCGTGCTCCCACGACAGGGCCTCGAGGAGCTTGTAGACCTCCGAGTCCGAGAACTCGCGCCCCCGGCGGTCGTGCGGCAGCCGGCCCTCCACGGCGGCGTCGAAGTTGCCGAGCCAGCCCTCCCGCTCCAGCCAGTGCTCGACGTGGGCGAGGGTCGCGCGGGCGTTGACGTCCTGGCGGCGGGCCCAGCGGCCGCCGGTCACCCGCACCTCGTCGAGGCCGAGGGGGCGCAGGGCGCCGGTCGAGGGCAGGACCGGGGTGCCGGCGGACGTGCCACCGGTGGCGGGGGCGGCCGAGGGCGGGGCGGTGAGGGAGGTCATGGCGAGCCTTTCCGGGACCGGCCCGCCCGTGCGGGCACGTCGGGCGGCGGAGGTGGGGGGAGGGCGGGCGGGCGTCAGCCCTTGAGCGCCCCGGACATGAAGCCGCGGACGTAGTGGCGCTGCAGCGCGAGGAAGAGCAGGACGCACGGCAGGGCGAGCACGGTGACGCCGGCCTGCGTGGCGCCGTAGTCGACGATCCCCATGACCTGCTGGCGCATGTTGGCCACCGCCAGCGGGAGGGGCATGAGGTTCGAGTCGGTGATGAGGACCAGCGGGGTGATGAAGTCGTTCCACGCCGCGAGGAAGGCGAAGAGGCCCACGGTGACGAGACCGGGCTTGACCGCCGGCACGAGGACCCGCCGGAGCGCGCCGAAGGTGCTGCAGCCGTCGACGAGGGCGGACTCCTCCAGCTCGGCGGGGATCGCCTCGAAGGAGATCCGCATCATGAAGGTGGCGAAGGGCAGCTGGAACATCGTCAGCACCAGCGCCAGCCCCACGAGGCTGTTCTGCAGCCCCAGCTGGGCCAGGAGCACGTACAGCGGGATGAGCAGCGTGGCGTACGGGACCATGAGGATCGCCAGCACGAGCAGGAAGAGCAGGTCCTTGCCCGGGAACGAGAACCGCGCGAAGGCGTAGCCGCCGAGCAGCGAGACGCCGAGCGTGAGGACGACGACGAGGCCGGACACGACCGTGCTGTTGAGCAGGTACCGCCCGACGCCGGCCTGGTAGCCGACGAGCGTCTCGTAGTTGCCGAGCCCCCAGCCCTCGGACTGCGCGGTGCCGGCCTGCGGGGACACCGACGCCACGCCCGCCCAGATCAACGGGAACAGGAAGATGATGACGAGGCCGCCGGTGAGGACGTACGTCGGCGTGCGCGACCACGGCGAGGGGCCGCCGCGGCCCCGGGAGGGGACGGCGTCGGGCCGCCGCGAGGACGGGGGCGGGGCGGGGCGTGCGGGGGCCGGTGCGCTCACGGTCAGACGTCCTTCCGGCGGAGGGCCTTGAACTGCAGCGCGTTGACGACGACGAGCGCCCCGAGCACGAGGATCGAGAGGGCCGCGGCGCGGCCGAGGTCGTTCGCGCCGGCGAAGGCGGTC
This sequence is a window from Pseudokineococcus lusitanus. Protein-coding genes within it:
- a CDS encoding glycoside hydrolase family 127 protein, with protein sequence MTSLTAPPSAAPATGGTSAGTPVLPSTGALRPLGLDEVRVTGGRWARRQDVNARATLAHVEHWLEREGWLGNFDAAVEGRLPHDRRGREFSDSEVYKLLEALSWEHGRTGDAWADARVRAITARVAAAQEPDGYLGTMFGRPGQAPRWSALEWGHELYCLGHLVQAAVARARTVGTDDDLVRVAVRAADHLCDVFGPGGVESVCGHAEVEPALVELSRVTGERRYLEQARLFVERRGHHVLADVEYGRSYFQDDVPVREAPVLRGHAVRATYLAAGTVDVAVETGDDGLLDAVRRQWARTVARRTYVTGGMGARHQDEAFGEDFVLPPDRAYAETCAGIGSVMLAWRLLLAGGGAGAARYADLVERTLDNVVAASPSHDGRRFFYTNTLHQREPGSVPPEDVAVGRAASSLRAPWFGVSCCPTNVARTVASLGGYVATTDDDGLQLHLHLGAEVRAALPDGTPVDVDVDVEEVDGVDGVVRVRVLADAPRAWSLSVRVPGWAAGAVLEEPDGPAGGRPVDPGTAVVRRAFRAGDEVVLRLPTAPRLVRADPRVDAVRGAVAVERGSEVLCLESVDLPGGAHVDRFRLDPSAAPRVEDGLVVVRGRLLPDDEDGDAAGGDPGAAGAWPYPGAGTEAAPLGEPVDVVLRPYEGWGERGPATMRVWLPVAGADDASAAVGD
- a CDS encoding carbohydrate ABC transporter permease, which translates into the protein MSAPAPARPAPPPSSRRPDAVPSRGRGGPSPWSRTPTYVLTGGLVIIFLFPLIWAGVASVSPQAGTAQSEGWGLGNYETLVGYQAGVGRYLLNSTVVSGLVVVLTLGVSLLGGYAFARFSFPGKDLLFLLVLAILMVPYATLLIPLYVLLAQLGLQNSLVGLALVLTMFQLPFATFMMRISFEAIPAELEESALVDGCSTFGALRRVLVPAVKPGLVTVGLFAFLAAWNDFITPLVLITDSNLMPLPLAVANMRQQVMGIVDYGATQAGVTVLALPCVLLFLALQRHYVRGFMSGALKG
- a CDS encoding THUMP-like domain-containing protein, which encodes MEDPAAAGLAAVLTPAGRALLDGLPPYDEAGAMALGERLRAQGHDPALVAAALTQSRLRARAVAKLGGRARTMLLTATGLEQATRREVAERHADRFVATGAGRVADLGCGVGGDAVVVADRGPGVLAVDRDPATAAVAAANLAPYPAAEVRCEDVAATDLAGVDAVWLDPARRDAAGRRVLDPRRASPPLSFAEALAAERPVGVKTAPGIDHDVVPAGWECQWTSVGGDVVEAALWSGALARPGVRRSAVVLPATGGAGVVVDDADDPFADGGPPVGPVGTHLYEPDGAVVRAGLVGAVVAATGGRLVDPTIAYVTADAALDLPTAAGYVVDEVMPFSLKGLRQRLRERGVGRLVVKKRGTAVEPEELRRRLRLEGPHEAVVVLTRVAGRQSALVCRALRSP
- the groES gene encoding co-chaperone GroES — its product is MSVSIKPLEDRIVVKAVEAEQTTASGLVIPDTAKEKPQEGEVLAVGPGRVDDNGQRVPVDVAVGDKVIYSKYGGTEVKYGGEELLILSARDVLAVVS
- a CDS encoding DedA family protein is translated as MTPLSLLVTGAQASVSVDEAVGGLTGVSGALARFIASIGEVGVFVATVLETIVPPIPSEVVLPLAGFIAAQGGMNLVLAVVAATLGSLVGGWFFYWVGHAFGEERAVRWVSAIPLVDREEVEHASQWFHRHGSASVFFGRLVPGVRSLISVPAGATRMGLVRFSLLTAAGSGLWNSFLVGGGYVVGGEFERVEQYAGYVDYVFVAAVVVLLALFVRSRVRRARRRGGRLRDAL
- the tsaD gene encoding tRNA (adenosine(37)-N6)-threonylcarbamoyltransferase complex transferase subunit TsaD, which translates into the protein MTSAPAPLVGPDASAPLVLGIETSCDETGVGLVRGTTLLADVVASSVDEHARFGGVVPEIASRAHLEAMVPTLRRACDEAGVTLADVDAVAVTAGPGLAGALLVGVGAAKALAWALDVPLYGVNHLDAHVAVCALDGGPLPTPCGALLVSGGHTSLLHVVDVASDVRLLGETVDDAAGEAFDKTARLLGLPYPGGPAIGAAALEGDPTAIAFPRGLTAARDLERHRFDFSFSGLKTAVARWVRACEAQGRPVPVADVAASFQEAVCDVLTRKAVDACRTHGLEHLLLGGGVSANGRLRELLAERCAEAGIALRVPRPRLSTDNGAMVAALGAHVVAAGLPPSPRTLGGDPSLPVGRVLVGA
- a CDS encoding GNAT family N-acetyltransferase; the protein is MTTAPVRPPAGALPALRPMRWWDVADVAALEAELFGPTAWSAETFWSELAAPGRAYWVARDDEGGLLGYAGAAAAGGDADVQTVATAPAARGRGLGDALLTACEDHATALGAGALLLEVEAGNAPALRLYHRHGFVQVARRRDYYGPGSDALVLRRRPPGGPPPADGPGGPGTTGRPRTTGTTGTTATTDDPDGAPTP
- the tsaB gene encoding tRNA (adenosine(37)-N6)-threonylcarbamoyltransferase complex dimerization subunit type 1 TsaB, encoding MLALDTSAVASAALLATGADGGRVLAARAAQDPRRHAEVLQPMVEDVLAEAGAGRRDVTAVVVGVGPGPYTGLRVGMAAALTLGAALDVPVHGVCSLDAVARATADALGDGLPDVLGVATDARRREVYWATYATADELRRTGGPDVGAAADVAGAAGRWVGRGAVLYPDHLAALPAATTDGAVRDDLRDPAAAAVGLVAADALAGRGALALVPVEPLYLRRPDAVATADRGAPAPVR